One genomic region from Cardiocondyla obscurior isolate alpha-2009 linkage group LG01, Cobs3.1, whole genome shotgun sequence encodes:
- the Zir gene encoding dedicator of cytokinesis protein 7: MSSVQRAFAHKLNKQHAADVRRQIATSTSYSRDLSKSGSSVSGFSSTMSLCEVLEPLDYEEFLAQHQSVLDRDPLKPILDFPPRDVELRVIKRKIRTEEPIVPHESIDTVSPYVKRCIESFTSDWVVIHRKYKGRISPIARDRLLQDTPRQDFEVDQEDANGCVSPSEEDDLSNSGDTPRGSWASLDLRHSQHDPLLPSLLDRVCLETIDQMNEQKRLEDRQEALFPLYSPPTSPDDEWQEISVAPEPTEPFAHKILVKCLQLKLELEVEPIFASLALYDAKEKKKVSENFYVDMNSEGLKRMLGGHIAYSDASTLARSCVLSINKPSPDLFLVIRLEKVLQGDISECAEPYLRDDKNKDKVRAAAAAACERLGRYRMPLAWTAIHLSGVIGGGGDTDSTGSAGSLDRKSGSLEQWRKKVEPPTRRGSLERRSSDKRRSWSPDDFANCLESFRPITLTVSSFFKQESERLRDEDLYKLLVELRRPGSNLKRLKCLPGILKLDLSPRPEELPRCLDPDLRRLVPYPDEKSRPVKEILEFPSEVISPDLTYRNLLYLYPKEANFSSRTGSARNIAVKIQLMGGEQEADALTAIFGRSSCPEMTHEYFTSVSYHNKNPNFYDEIKMRLPADLSAKHHLLFTFYHISCQKKAEQPNVETAVAYTWLPLLRDGHLQSGEFSLPAMLDPPPANYSYIAPDVLLPGTRWVDAHRGVFTVILEPVSSVHPQDKYIDRFLALCGFLETGQVPPRIGEAGMESELKSALLELARASHSALVRSLPQLLDQLLCLLVQPPTLPSQSLNVAATIFEALGLLVRNITNLPDGQLDAHGRHALLATYIAYQCSLPSMTHSGGVARAHSNPDLPLEDLEMEIHSRGLDRTASMRQESPSINSHPTRRLLHEELALHWVVSTGQARELAITHSWFFLELIMRSMVVTQTEMASLEAPRKVRFSPQFCDDVATLTAALTSEVITRCGKEIRVASNLISSLGNFLSDLLSVMDRGFVLSLLRASCCSLSDASMHIQDSAALYALKLDLVRTVCSHEHYVALNLPFGTGYTSGSAPASPSPSTGSSGSLISTLVPGDRARFSELSQEFRQQHFLVGIVLSDLANTLEIPNPMLQNKAIGTVRHLMSCHDADSRYSDPAAKARVAALYLPLLSILMDALPQLYHWDSKDKSVYPDESGSITQSVALAIAGGASVDIAGNQCRVSLSSEATRHLLMCALWVLKGLERTALAQWCSELSARRILSLLQVLNIATAAFEYKGKKALKRLPPQATVTSDIRSRLEDVILGQGSARSEMMLRRKERVTGDKLRWRKDQMPYRSSEQPEGRAVEQDAHIEGALAAEASLVVLDTLESVVQADGGGGAVVGAVLKVLLRALARNQSTSVLQHMFNTQRALVFKYHSALFDEESERCGDLCLTLLTRCSSFLSAIRSHAAASLYLLMRQNFEIGNNFARVKMQVTTSLSALVGRGRAPSEGALRRALKTVLVYAERDTELADTSFPEQVKDLLFNLHMILSDTVKMKEFQEDPEMLLDLMYRIAKGYQGSPDLRLTWLANMAQQHMERKNHTEAAMCLVHSAALVAEYLHLLEPGGGGRPVGAVALNAVTPNALEESAVGDDVLARREEGLCLGPDFSESGLAGLLEHAASSFHAAGMYEAIPDVYRVLLPIAEAAHDYKKLANIHGKLHEAYTRVEQLAGKRVFGTYFRVGFYGVRFGDLAGEEFVYKEPTLTKLPEIFSRLENFYAERFGTDNIVIIKDSNPVDPSKLESDKAYVQITYVEPYFEAHELRHRPTVFHRNFNIKRFVYATPFTPGGKAHGELREQCKRKTILTVATHFPYLKTRIRVVARKQIVLSPIEVAIEDIQKKTAEVAAATAQEPPDAKMLQMVLQGCIGTTVNQGPAEVAVVFLSGLREQNAQPTRLQHKLRLCFKDFQKKCLDALRRNKNLIGPDQRDYQRELERNYQRLTERLAPLIAWSGPSLINQQAVSSTSPRW, from the exons ATGTCTTCAGTACAGCGTGCATTTGCTCACAAGTTAAATAAGCAACATGCTGCTGATGTAAGGAGACAAATTGCTACTTCTACCTCTTATTCCCGAGATTTATCTAAAAGTGGTAGCAGTGTATCAGGATTTTCTTCCACA atgtCCTTATGTGAGGTATTAGAACCACTTGATTATGAAGAATTCTTAGCCCAACATCAATCAGTGCTAGATCGTGATCCTTTAAAACCAATACTAGACTTTCCACCAAGGGATGTTGAATTGAGAGTTATAAAGAGAAAGATTCGAACCGAAGAGCCAATTGTACCACATGaatcaat TGATACCGTATCGCCTTACGTGAAAAGATGTATTGAGAGTTTTACTTCAGATTGGGTCGTAATACATCGCAAATACAAAGGTAGAATCTCACCTATTGCCAGAGACAGATTGCTTCAGGATACACCTAGACAAGATTTCGAG GTAGATCAAGAAGATGCAAATGGCTGTGTATCGCCGAGCGAAGAGGATGACTTGTCCAATTCCGGAGATACTCCGAGAGGATCCTGGGCAAGTTTGGATTTACGACATTCGCAACATGATCCTCTTTTACCAAGTTTATTAGATCGAGTTTGTCTCGAAACGATCGATCAGATGAACGAACAAAAGAGATTAGAAGATCGACAG gaaGCCTTATTTCCGCTTTATTCTCCTCCGACTTCTCCTGACGACGAGTGGCAAGAAATCAGTGTTGCGCCTGAACCTACAGAGCCTTTTGCTCATAAAATTCTTGTGAAGTgtctacaattaaaattagaacTAGAAGTGGAGCCTATATTTGCAAGTCTCGCATTGTATGATgccaaagaaaagaaaaag gtGTCGGAGAATTTCTATGTCGATATGAATTCAGAAGGATTAAAAAGAATGCTTGGAGGGCATATTGCTTATAGCGATGCAAGCACTTTAGCTAGGAGTTGCGTATTGAGCATTAATAAGCCCAGTCCTGATTTGTTTCTTGTTATACGGTTAGAGAAAGTATTGCAGGGTGATATATCAGAATGTGCTGAACCATATTTACgtgatgataaaaataaagataag gTCAGAGCTGCCGCCGCTGCTGCATGTGAACGCTTGGGACGTTACAGAATGCCTCTCGCATGGACTGCGATTCATCTGTCTGGTGTAATTGGAGGTGGTGGTGATACAGACAGTACTGGCAGCGCAGGTTCTTTAGACAGAAAGTCGGGCAGTCTAGAACAGTGGCGAAAGAAAGTGGAACCGCCGACTCGACGAGGTTCGCTAGAAAGACGAAGTTCAGATAAAAGGCGTAGTTGGTCACCGGACGATTTTGCGAATTGTCTCGAGAGTTTTAG gCCCATTACATTAACAGTCTCGAGTTTTTTTAAGCAAGAAAGTGAACGGCTTCGCGATGAAGATCTTTATAAGCTTTTGGTTGAATTACGAAGACCTGGTTCtaatttaaaacgattaaaatgtTTACCAGGGATATTGAAACTTGATCTTAGTCCTAGACCTGAAGAACTGCCGAGGTGTCTTGACCCTGATCTTAGAAGATTAGTTCCATATCCGGATGAAAAGAGTCGACCGGTTAAAGAGATACTTGAGTTTCCAAGCGAAGTTATTTCACCAGATTTAACGTACCGTAATCTTTTGTATCTTTATCCCAAG GAAGCAAATTTCAGCTCTAGAACAGGTTCAGCTCGTAATATTGCCGTAAAGATTCAGCTCATGGGAGGGGAGCAAGAAGCTGACGCGCTTACAGCTATTTTTGGTAGATCGTCATGTCCTGAAATGACACATGAATATTTTACTTCCGTATCATATCACAACAAAAATCCGAATTTTTAcgacgaaattaaaatgagaCTACCCGCTGATTTAAGCGCAAAACATCATTTATTATTCACCTTCTATCACATTAGTTGCCAGAAGAAAGCGGAACAGCCAAACGTTGAAACGGCAGTTGCATAtaca tggTTACCGCTTTTAAGAGACGGCCACCTTCAATCAGGCGAATTTAGTTTGCCTGCTATGCTAGATCCGCCACCCGCAAATTACTCCTACATTGCGCCCGATGTTCTTTTGCCAGGCACTCGATGGGTGGACGCTCATCGAGGGGTTTTTACAGTCATACTGGAGCCTGTTTCTAGCGTTCATCCACAAGACAAATATATTGAtag ATTTTTAGCATTATGCGGTTTTTTGGAAACTGGTCAAGTTCCACCTCGTATAGGCGAAGCAGGCATGGAATCAGAATTGAAATCAGCTCTTCTCGAATTAGCGCGTGCCTCGCATTCCGCTTTAGTGCGATCTCTTCCTCAATTATTGGATCAATTGCTATGCCTTCTAGTACAACCGCCAACATTACCATCTCAGTCGTTGAATGTCGCCGCTACTATATTCGAGGCTCTCGGACTGCTTGTGCGAAATATTACCAATTTACCGGACGGTCAATTAGATGCGCATGGAAGACACGCTCTTTTAGCCACCTACATAGCATATCAATGCTCTTTGCCGAGCATGACTCATAGTGGCGGTGTTGCGCGAGCACACAGTAATCCCGATCTGCCTTTGGAAGATTTAGAAATGGAAATCCATTCGCGAGGCTTGGACAGAACAGCATCAATGCGGCAGGAATCTCCTTCCATCAACAGTCATCCCACTAGAAGACTTTTACATGAAGAACTTGCTTTACATTGGGTTGTTTCTACTGGTCAGGCACGTGAACTGGCTATAACGCATTCCTGGTTTTTCCTGGAGTTGATAATGCGTTCAATGGTTGTTACACAAACGGAAATGGCATCTTTGGAGGCACCGCGAAAAGTGAGATTTTCACCGCAGTTTTGCGATGACGTTGCAACACTCACCGCTGCATTAACGTCCGAAGTAATAACGCGCTGCGGCAAAGAAATACGCGTGGCATCCAACTTGATATCAAGCCTTGGTAATTTTTTGTCCGATTTATTATCTGTAATGGACAGAGGATTTGTTCTGTCGCTCCTTCGTGCTTCCTGTTGTTCGCTGTCGGACGCGTCAATGCATATTCAAGACTCGGCAGCATTGTACGCTTTGAAACTCGATCTCGTGAGAACGGTGTGCTCGCACGAACATTATGTAGCATTGAATCTTCCCTTTGGTACCGGTTATACATCGGGATCCGCTCCGGCATCACCTAGTCCATCGACTGGAAGTTCAGGCAGTTTAATATCCACTCTCGTACCTGGAGATAGAGCACGGTTTTCAGAACTCAGTCAAGAATTCAGACAACAGCACTTCCTGGTCGGTATCGTTCTATCTGATTTAGCAAACACTTTAGAGATACCTAATCCAATGCTACAGAACAAAGCTATTGGAACCGTTCGACATCTTATGAGTTGTCACGATGCTGACTCGCGATATTCTGATCCTGCTGCGAAAGCTAGAGTTGCAGCGTTATATTTGCCGTTACTTAGTATTTTGATGGATGCCTTACCTCAACTTTATCACTGGGATTCTAAGGACAAAAGTGTTTATCCAGATGAATCCGGATCGATCACGCAATCGGTAGCACTAGCTATTGCTGGTGGAGCTTCGGTGGACATCGCAGGTAATCAGTGCCGTGTGTCTTTAAGCTCCGAAGCTACTCGACATCTATTAATGTGTGCCTTATGGGTGCTGAAGGGATTAGAGCGAACTGCTTTAGCGCAGTGGTGTTCTGAACTCAGTGCAAGACGTATTCTGAGCTTATTGCAAGTATTAAATATCGCTACCGCAGCTTTTGAATATAAAGGCAAAAAAGCACTTAAAAGATTGCCACCTCAGGCAACAGTCACTAGCGATATTAGATCGCGATTAGAAGACGTGATTCTCGGTCAGGGAAGTGCCAGAAGTGAAATGATGCtacgaagaaaagagagagtgaCCGGAGACAAATTGAGATGGCGTAAAGATCAGATGCCTTACag atctTCCGAACAACCGGAAGGAAGAGCTGTGGAACAAGATGCCCATATAGAAGGAGCTTTAGCAGCTGAAGCTTCTCTTGTCGTATTAGATACTTTAGAATCAGTAGTTCAAGCTGACGGTGGTGGAG gtGCAGTTGTTGGTGCAGTATTGAAAGTATTATTAAGAGCACTGGCTAGAAACCAAAGTACATCGGTACTTCAACACATGTTTAATACACAACGGGCTTTAGTTTTCAAGTATCATAGTGCGTTGTTTGACGAGGAAAGTGAGCGTTGTGGAGATTTATGCTTAACATTGCTCACTCGCTGCAGTTCGTTTTTAAGCGCTATTAGAAGTCACGCAGCTGCGAGTTTATATCTCCTGATGCGACAGAATTTTGAAATTGGAAAT aattttgCGCGCGTCAAAATGCAAGTCACGACTTCCTTATCTGCGCTTGTTGGAAGAGGAAGAGCTCCTAGCGAAGGAGCTTTACGTAGAGCCTTGAAAACGGTGTTAGTATACGCTGAAAGAGATACGGAGCTTGCAGATACGAGTTTTCCTGAACAAGTAAAGGATCTGCTGTTTAATCTTCACATGATTCTTTCTGATACCGTCAAGATGAAAGAATTCCAAGAAGATCCTGAAATGCTCTTGGATTTAATGTATag aattgcCAAAGGTTATCAAGGATCGCCTGATCTTCGTCTGACTTGGCTCGCGAACATGGCACAGCAGCATATGGAAAGGAAAAATCATACGGAAGCGGCGATGTGTTTGGTACACAGTGCCGCTTTGGTAGCGGAATATCTCCATTTACTCGAACCTGGTGGCGGTGGCCGACCTGTAGGAGCTGTTGCTTTAAACGCTGTAACACCTAATGCTTTAGAAGAAAGCGCTGTCGGCGATGACGTACTAGCGAGAAGGGAAGAAGGGCTTTGTTTAGGCCCTGATTTTTCAGAAAGTGGATTAGCAGGTTTATTAGAGCACGCGGCTAGCTCTTTTCACGCAGCTGGAATGTATGAAGCTATTCCTGACGTTTATAGAGTGTTGTTACCCATAGCGGAAGCTGCACACGATTATAAAAAGCTAGCTAACATTCATGG TAAACTTCACGAGGCATATACGCGAGTGGAACAATTAGCTGGCAAACGTGTTTTTGGAACATATTTTAGAGTTGGTTTTTACGGTGTTAGATTTGGCGATCTTGCCGGTGAAGAATTTGTTTACAAAGAGCCAACCTTGACGAAACTTCCAGAGATATTTTCGAGActcgaaaatttttatgcTGAGAGATTTGGCACCGATAATATAGTCATAATAAAAGATTCGAATCCTGTGGATCCCAGCAAACTAGAATCAGACAAAGCTTACGTACAGATTACTTATGTGGAACCGTATTTCGAAGCACATGAGCTTAGACATAGACCTACAGTTTTCCATCGGAATTTTAAcataa aaCGATTTGTTTATGCTACACCTTTTACTCCTGGTGGCAAAGCTCATGGAGAGTTACGTGAACAGTGCAAACGAAAGACTATATTAACAGTAGCGACACATTTTCCATATCTGAAAACTAGAATTCGAGTCGTGGCTCGAAAACAGATAGTTCTGAGTCCTATTGAAGTAGCAATTGAAGACATACAGAAAAAAACTGCCGAG GTGGCCGCTGCGACTGCTCAAGAACCACCTGACGCAAAGATGCTGCAAATGGTTCTTCAAGGCTGTATTGGTACGACGGTCAATCAAGGACCTGCTGAAGTAGCGGTCGTATTTCTTTCTGGTTTACGCGAACAAAATGCACAACCGACCAGATTGCAGCACAAGCTTCGTTTATGTTTCAAAGATTTCCAAAAAAAATGTCTCGATGCATTGCGGCGTAACAAGAATCTAATTGGTCCTGATCAACGGGATTATCAACGAGAATTG